Proteins encoded within one genomic window of Actinoplanes octamycinicus:
- a CDS encoding spore photoproduct lyase family protein — protein sequence MTGDLLDIRRIYVEPAAAELPRGKEILARFPGAQLVEVESHNRIPELYGDETNVNRWVRIKREALVLGVKKTLTARPNGRSADFIAPSTANGCAMACAYCYVPRHKGYSNPITVFANIDKIAGYLQRHAGRQGTKTTPNECDPYAWVYDIGENSDCSVDARISDNVRDLVELFRWLPTAKASFATKHVNREMLDWAPGGRTRIRFSLMPPRDAKILDIRTSPIAERIAAIDDFVAAGYEVHVNFSPVVVRDGWLDDWAALLEQLDDGIGPAAKRQLAAEVIFLTHNRDLHEVNLGWHPKAEELLWRPELQQPKRSQNGSWNVRYRTGEKGRYVAALTDLITERTPYLRVRYAF from the coding sequence ATGACTGGGGACCTGCTGGACATCCGCCGGATCTATGTTGAGCCGGCCGCCGCCGAGCTGCCGCGGGGCAAGGAGATCCTGGCCCGCTTCCCCGGCGCGCAGCTCGTCGAGGTGGAGAGCCACAACCGGATCCCGGAGCTCTACGGGGACGAGACCAACGTCAACCGGTGGGTGCGGATCAAGCGGGAAGCGCTCGTGCTCGGCGTGAAGAAGACACTGACCGCCCGGCCGAACGGACGGTCCGCCGACTTCATCGCGCCGTCGACGGCGAACGGGTGCGCGATGGCCTGCGCCTACTGCTACGTGCCGCGGCACAAGGGGTACAGCAACCCGATCACGGTCTTCGCCAACATCGACAAGATCGCCGGCTATCTGCAGCGGCACGCCGGGCGGCAGGGGACCAAGACCACCCCGAACGAGTGCGATCCGTACGCCTGGGTCTACGACATCGGGGAGAACTCGGACTGCAGTGTCGACGCCCGGATCAGCGACAACGTCCGCGACCTGGTCGAGCTGTTCCGCTGGCTGCCCACCGCGAAGGCGTCGTTCGCCACCAAGCATGTGAACCGGGAGATGCTCGACTGGGCGCCGGGTGGGCGTACCCGGATCAGGTTCTCCTTGATGCCGCCGCGAGATGCCAAGATCCTGGACATCCGGACCTCCCCGATCGCGGAGCGGATCGCCGCGATCGACGACTTCGTCGCGGCCGGTTACGAGGTGCACGTCAACTTCAGCCCGGTCGTGGTCCGCGACGGCTGGCTGGACGACTGGGCGGCCCTGCTGGAGCAGCTCGACGACGGCATCGGCCCGGCGGCGAAGCGGCAGCTCGCGGCCGAGGTCATCTTCCTGACCCACAACCGCGACCTGCACGAGGTGAACCTGGGCTGGCATCCGAAGGCCGAGGAGCTGCTCTGGCGCCCCGAGCTGCAGCAGCCGAAACGCTCGCAGAACGGCTCGTGGAACGTGCGTTACCGCACCGGCGAGAAGGGGCGGTACGTCGCCGCGCTGACCGACCTGATCACCGAGCGCACGCCGTACCTGCGGGTCCGTTACGCCTTCTGA
- a CDS encoding GNAT family N-acetyltransferase: protein MPDVLIRQMTQAEFDDWRAAAIRSHADEQMAAGNWSPDEAEQLATEGHDALLPGGFATPGMLFLAADDPEGDRVGILWLSETHPRGIPDCGFLYDIEVAEPYRGSGYGRALLTAAEDELRSRGVQSLGLNVFGDNTAAVRLYETSGYRVVTQQMLKSLT, encoded by the coding sequence ATGCCCGACGTGCTGATCCGACAGATGACGCAGGCCGAGTTCGACGATTGGCGCGCCGCGGCGATCAGATCGCACGCCGACGAGCAGATGGCGGCTGGCAACTGGTCACCGGACGAGGCGGAACAACTGGCGACCGAGGGCCACGACGCGCTGCTGCCCGGCGGGTTCGCCACGCCCGGCATGCTCTTCCTGGCCGCCGATGATCCGGAGGGCGACCGCGTCGGCATCCTCTGGCTCAGCGAGACGCATCCGCGGGGCATCCCGGACTGCGGTTTCCTCTACGACATCGAGGTCGCCGAGCCCTACCGCGGGTCGGGTTACGGCCGGGCCCTGCTGACCGCCGCGGAAGACGAGCTGCGGTCCCGCGGCGTGCAGTCGCTGGGCCTCAACGTCTTCGGCGACAACACCGCGGCGGTGCGCCTCTACGAGACGTCGGGCTACCGAGTGGTGACCCAGCAGATGCTCAAATCCCTCACCTGA